In the Diceros bicornis minor isolate mBicDic1 chromosome 22, mDicBic1.mat.cur, whole genome shotgun sequence genome, one interval contains:
- the LOC131420047 gene encoding prorelaxin-like has translation MPRLCSSYLLGVWLLLSQLPRDISGENPDDIVKACGRELVRRRIQICGSINWKKKPVSLQEPGLDAGAPAEIMASSVTKDAEALNTMLEFTPNLPQELKATLSERQPSLRELQRPALKDSDLNFEEFKQILLNRPSEAEDNSLSELKNLGLDKHSRKKRMIQFKLSNKCCSQGCTVRELARIC, from the exons ATGCCGCGCCTGTGCTCGTCCTACCTGCTAGGAGTCTGGCTGCTACTGAGCCAACTTCCCAGAGACATCTCAGGCGAGAACCCCGACGACATTGTTAAGGCATGCGGCCGCGAATTAGTCCGCCGCCGGATCCAGATCTGCGGCTCGATCAACTGGAAGAAAAAGCCTGTGAGTCTGCAGGAGCCTGGGCTGGACGCCGGAGCCCCGGCAG aaattatgGCATCCTCCGTCACCAAAGATGCAGAAGCCTTAAATACGATGTTGGAATTCACTCCTAATTTGCCACAGGAGCTGAAGGCAACACTGTCTGAGAGGCAGCCATCATTGAGGGAGCTACAACGACCTGCGTTAAAGGATTCAGATCTTAACTTTGAAGAATTTAAGCAAATCCTCCTTAACAGACCCAGTGAAGCAGAAGACAACAGTCTTTCAGAATTAAAAAACTTAGGCTTAGATAAACATTCTCGAAAGAAGAGAATGATTCAGTTCAAACTGAGTAATAAGTGTTGTTCTCAAGGTTGTACCGTAAGAGAACTTGCTAGAATATGCTGA